The stretch of DNA TTCTGTTGCAGAGAAAAGATGAAGATATGCTTGCACAAAAGAAAATGCCCGATGGCGAGATGGAGGAATTATCACAGGTAGGAAATACAATTACTAACTGTGTACAGAAACTGTTGCCATTTGCGCCAGAAATTTAGGCCACTTGTTCTGCAAAATCTTATTCTTTTCTCACAATATGTACTGATAAATCCAACTTGTGCTCCTTGTTGATATTATTACATCAATAAAACAGATATCTATTCTCATTCCCATGAAAATAAACTAGTATCCACTTTCCTCTGCACATAGATGACAAGCACCTCAGTATGTTCTTTATGAATTCTTTTAGAATTATACCCAATTGTTGGTCAACATCAGGAAAACAgaagctgagtaagaaaatcttGCTGTTCGTATATTTCATTTTGTCAAAATATGCTGTATTGCCTAACTGAAGAATGATGTGATagatattcttttattttatttgctcATAGAATGATTTATGGTTTTTTTAGTTGTTTGAGATAGTGGTTTCACAGTGTAGCAAGCTTATAACATTAAGGGTGTTAATCTTCTTTAGAATGAATACAAACGGGGAATTAGTGGCTGGAACTTCAATCTTGATGATATGAAGGCTCAGGCTTCATTGGTAAACATGATGCCCGatcttttcttcttccaatGAAGACAAGACTCTTGAAGTTAAGAAATTACTGATTAGATTTCTCATTTCTTCTAGATCCATGATTTTGATGATGCTATATCAGATATCAATCATGTAGCAAGTTCAGCTTCTTTATCTTCCCTTGATGTACAAGATAAGCCGAGTGCAAGTCATAATCCCTCTCGAAGTGTTGATCTGGTAACTATAGACATATTTTTTCTGTCTCATGATGATATTTGCAGTCTTAGTAATATCTGCTTTTTTCTCCATTCTCCCTGTTaacaaatttcttttaattggtaGTTCTAATGGGTAATACTTCACAGGAAGATATTGATGAGCTACAAAATCAATCAGCTTCTGTTCCAGGAATTGATTACACAGTAAATGATGCCAAGTACGTTTCTGTCATTTATCTGATGTCAGACAAGTAAAACCATTTTTCTTGACATATTCAAACTGTTGAAGTTGGGATTAAAATCTTATAAAGTTGTGGACCAATAGTTTTATCTAAATggcttgaaaaatattttaaataaaggaTAGCTGtctctaaaatcaaataaaggtAGTATCaagttaattaaatttactATCATGTTTTGCCATTCTAGGATCAAGTTTGAAAAATCTGACGATGACTCTAGCATTACCAGTTCAAGCCATGAACAAAGCATTTCACTAGCTTCTCCCTCCTGTCTTGATGATCGTGTGGACCATAATGTGGGAGAAAAATCTGATGTGGAAAACGGTATGGCTATCCATTCTTTTCATAGAAGAGGATCTTCATCAAGCATTTTACCTGAAGTAACTCTTCCACCAATTCGACCAGAAAGGTGAATGCTAAACAATGCAGcgagtttaattatttatttttgtggtGATTTCATTATGAATATTCCATGTTCTTatagtattatatttattttccaGTTCATTTAGTTAAATTGTTCCTTTgtttggaaaaacaaaatgtTCGCTTgaccatttttctttttaaatctgGGTGAAATACTTTTGCGTTTGATGATTGTAAATAATATGCATATTATGATGGATATTCACTGTGAAACAAGTTAAATCCAACTTTCTCCGAGGAAGCACAGAAATCATAATTGTATTCAATCATCCTTCATATTTTATTCAGGAGTcttatacaacaacaacaacaaagccttatcccactaagtggggtcggctacatgaatcaaacgacgccattgtgctctgtcatgtatcatgtctacagagagaccgtttacatgtagatctcgtttgaccacctcatggatggtcttcttaggtcttcctctgcctttcgccctttgtccatcttccatctcatccaccctcctgactggatgttctatcgccCTTTATTCAGGAGTCTTATAAAtatgcaatttttttaaaatgaaatgtCCTGAAATTCTGAAGGGCCCCCTTCTTTTTAAAGAAGGATAACATAGGTTGTGCACCTTTCTGTGTTTTACCATACAACTTCTTCTCCTCTTCAATTACCAGAACTTATATAGAGATTTAAAAAAACGATTATTTATCCTATCTAGATGTACTCTGCTATAATGCCCTTATTTCCTTCATTCAACCACTTCATTATCTCATTCCATCTCCAATCAGCatttatatttacttatttagcAATATGAGTGACAGTGAGAAGCCACCCAATCTGCCCCAGAGCACCTCAAGTGGCAATGCAAATTCACAGACAGGAGAGGACGTGCTTACTGAACTTccttctaaaatctcaaaatcaTCAGGTACTTGTCTATATACATGTTCAAGGAAGCAGCAAATATTTTTGTGCTAAAACAGAAAACAATTGATATAGAGTTGCCAATATCTTGAAGCATGCAATGGTTACTTCTGCATTTCGTCATAGTTGTCATTGTTCTTGCAGCTAATGCTGAAGAGACTGATGAGAAAGCAAAGATACCAGTTGTTCAGCAGAGAGGACGTTTTAAGGTTACATCTGAGAATGTTGACCCAGAAAAGGTGAGTAATAACTCtcttatttatcattttatgtTCACAAAGACTGAATACTAAGTGAAGTCCTCTTATTCAGGTGGCCCCTACTCCTGTACTGCAAAAGAGTCACAGTATGCAGGTTGGTgggttttttataatttttttctcccGGTAGATAGGTTGGTGGCTTTGAGGTTTCGTAAATAAGTGCATAACCCTCCCGTTTTCATTCCTCAGGTGGGGAAGATCCCCAAAGGATATTATGTTCTGGGCTAGTCCTTTTCTCCAAACAAATATGTTTTTCCTCTTTTACATTGATCCTGAATTTATTTGAATGTATGCAAACTAAGCAAATTTCACTAGGTAGGGTGGAATAGATAGATCAAAAAACGTAATGACATGCTGACATAAATTACGATTAATAATTAAGTCTTTTATAATACTTTCATCTATAGTTTTTCTTAGATCAAACAGTGTTCAAGTGTATactacaattttaaaaataattggcCTCCATCCAAATTGacattttatttctctttcacTTTATAGAAGAGACACCAGAGTCTGGATTTGCAACTATATTTATCCAAAAGTGTTACTACCATTTTGTTATAGAAAAATGTGGCTTTAGATTTTGTAGTATTAACTTTGTTAATTAGATTAGTACTAAGTGTTGTTCTACCATATAAATCTGCTACTATATCATATGCCCTTAACATGCAAATATAATTCTTAATTTGGCATCATCTTTTTCTAAACCGTGGGTTATGTAGATTATTAGCCAGCATAGTGCTCCTGCTCCTCTGCCTTCACCATTACCGTTACTGTCAGCATCTGATGCTACTATATCATCAAATCTTTCTGGCTGTTCACTTTTCCCGGTGTTGCACTCTGTGCTGCAGACAAATATTCTTCAAAGGGTATGTTCAGCCTTATGGTGATGTCTCCTTCAGTTAATATCCAAGTGTAAccggttttttcttttttcttttttttttcatgatctTTTAACAGGAGagcattttaaatttaatgaagCAAATCAGTGCAAATGACACCACAGGTTAACCATCAAagctttatgttttgttttaaacCCATTTCCGCTGTTTTCTTTACTCCTCCTTTTGcacatttttaaattcttatttgTCAACCATGCAGCTGATGCCACGTGTATCCCAGCACAAATAGCAGCTACTGAGAAATCTTTGGTATGTAAATACAGCTCACTTTTTTTGTTGTTGCAACTCAATAATAATCTATTTGCAGATTTGTCCATCTGAGAACTTGTGTATTTGCTGTATTGCACGAAAATTGGCCTCAATAATGGATAAAAATAATGCTAAAGTGGGgtgttttcaaatttaattttttgtaactatgaaaaagtacacaAAGCTTAGGAGGTTAGcttaattacaaattataacAGCAGCAAATTTTGACAAAGTTCTTAGGGTGCTAATCTAGTCCCATCTGGTCggaaaaaagaataattaaaacataaagtaGAGCCAATATTAAGGTCAATTACCTATATGTGACAATGGTATTCTAGAGGTCATTTGCTGCAAATCCTGTACGCTTGTAAGATACATGGAACCTCTTTTTTTCCCTTCCTCCTATAAAGGGTCTTTTTGTGAGTTGGGGTCTTgaaaaggaagagagagaatGGCAGAGTGTAAAGAGTAAAATGAACTCGATCTTATTCTTTAAGTCCTCCTGTTTTCTTTACTCCCCTCCAAACACTAACTCATAAACACTTCCTGGCAAGATATACCCCAGTAGTTAGATAGGAAATAATCTGAATTGCTGAGTTTTCTTGCTGTCTTACCTTTGTATTTCTTGCTTTTGTATTTACCCcaagattattttaaaaaaaaatatttcttacatGAATGCCTGTATAGaagcttttcctttttcttttattgcttaAGGAAAACATTGTTTATGCATTAATGCAGCTTGAAGCAGCTCACGATAGGGAGAAAGAGTTACTCCATGAGATAACCGAGTTGCAGTGGaggtattatatttatttatttatataatttagttGTTGCATTATCGCATGCATTATATGGTTAATTATCGGGGTGTTAAACCTTGCTTTGTGACATGTAGGCTGATATGTACCCAAGAGGAGCTTCAAAAATTGAAGACAGATAACGCTCAGGTTAGCAACATATGTTCACCATATTTAAACTATGTTTTAGATTATGTATTTGACATTTTCTAACTTTCTTGTATGTCTTAGGTATGAATTCCTTCTCGAAATGCATACTTGGATTTGGAATCCAGCAGTGATTCCGTTGTTTGAGTGGATGCTTGGATTTATAAGCTATTCTTGGACACTTAAAACAAAGGTGCCAGAAGGCACTGGAATTATGACGAATACGAACTGTGTAGACGATATATGGACTGATCTATTAACTTCTAGGtctttttaattatgtaggtgATATAACCTTTTTATCGTAGTTCTCTTTTTAGTGCAGATCGTTGTTTATAATTGTTTCTGTAAATGATTTTAGCGTTATTTCCTGCTTGTAAATTATGATCACACGGAAATTTCGGAACCCCCAACTAATATCTCAAAGGAAAACATAAGTTAATGCAACGTCCAACTCCACTCTTCAGAATATGCTTTAAAACTTCTCAGTCCTCAATGTGTACTAATCTACGCTATagcaaaacacaaatatgacaaTCAAATTCTACTTTAATGACGGggtctgttttttttttaatgaaaaaaacaaatattacaTACACATCACGTCACATATTATATATACTATTATCTAGTTACAACTAATACCACTGAATACTCTCTTTCCAATATATAGATCTCACATCGTAATATATGAGATCATGTGCTTGGTACCAGTGAGCTTGGACGATCGTGATGATTTATTTGTATTGGTTTCTTTATATAATGGACTCATGGTGACAACTGACAAGTTCATGTGAATAGCATTATAGCAGTATAGCACCATCAAATATACACTAATCATTCTTTATACATGCTAGATATATAAGAAATAAAGTTTTAATCTCGTTAAAAAAAACAGAGAATTAACTTTTAATTAAATCTTATCATATATCAAAGCATgcctctttttttattaattgtatTGGGACAATGTCACACACATACGCCATCTATATTGAACTAAAAAAGGATCCAATGATGGTCAACTTTAACGCGGAAACAATTGTAAACTGGAAAGCAAAGAAACAGCGGACACCCTAAAATAAAGGCAAGTTAGGCAACTTCATTTTCAAATTCCAAGATTGCTTCATGCACTTGCTCATCCGTTTTTTACTTTCCCGGATTTTcctatttaattataaattaataattcagCTACGCATATAATGTGGTATTCACGTCAATATAACGTATTCCAAAACTTGAAGTTAACATGTCGAATAGGTCTGTGTGTGAGGAACTGAGGATCAACAAATTAGTAGCAATAATTCATTACAGGATCCGTGGCTTTTGAGGACTATGTCGCCTTTTACTTTCAGGATCTGAGTCTGTGTCGCTATGCGTGGCCTTGTATCATCATAtaaaaaacattaattattttgaaCTTTGTATTCTATCTATTATTATTGGATAAAATATAAACttcatttaaatatttatatcttATTTAGTAAAAGTATAAATTTGTATAGTGTTTCATATCATGTATGCATACGTAATAAAATTATATCCTATATCCTATACCCTAtagtcaaaattttcaattttgtagATTTTGATGCCTTCTTTCCTGTTGTTGCTTCCCTTCGCCGTTATCATATATAGTATATGATTTATTTGACAGCTACAAATGATGTGCAATAGCACTTTGATCTGAATTTAGCTAGCTCATTTCTCGATCAATAATGAGACATTGTGATTAAGAAGTGATGTTTCCTTCTTTAAATGGTGATAAGACAGTTCTATGATTCTACACAATTTGGAAGAAATCTGATATGAATTTTGGACTGTCCGGACTCATGAATGAACCTCATCATCAAGATGTTAAAAAGCTTATATATATTCTAATTAATTAGGAAAATATATGTCACTTATCCGATGATCCTCTTATATTTTGAGAATCCTGCTGACGATCGAGTACctcaaaaattcatattttgatCAAACAAAtgctgaaattaaaataaaggtagCTGCAGATTTTTCTGGTGACAAAGTAGTGCATGCGTGTTTGGCATCTATTGTAAGGTAATATGCGGGGTTAGTTATTGGTGTTGTCTTATCTCGTTGCCAACTTCACAATCCACATTACATTAATCTTGCAACTTTATTATTTAGAAAATCTACTCCGATCCAACAAAATATACACTCGGATTAGAAAAATAGCAgctcaatttatttaattaaaaattttcattgaCGGAACATCTTTTCCTTCACCTTTccttttaactattttatttgataaaatgataTGGGAAAAACGGGAAAGGTGTATCTCCCTTGTTTCGTAGTTTGACTTATTACCTatgtctcttttttttctttcttaaaaggggaaaaataaatttaaattcctaactatttaaaaatacatttaagtcaCTGACATTCTCAAAATATGAACATATCGATTCCTCTGTTCATTTGAGTCtggcaaacccaataaaaaaatcaaacatggCTTCCATTGTACTGCCTGGCCGATATATGGATACACACGTGGAagagtttttaaaatatgaCAAATTAGACCCAGAAATTGTCCAGATTTTGAGAAAGTCAAtgacttaaatgtattttcaaatCGTTAGGGATATAAATGTCTGCGGACCAAAAAGTTCAAGGATCTATTTGtcattttctcttgattttatgATTCTAAGAACTGAAAGtggaattttaatttagttgaaCAATTTTATAAAGTGTACAGACAAATGAGTAATGAAGTAACttcgaataaaaaaaatatatatatagatatatatattttaattataagctCTTGTTAAGAGAAAAATTGCACGAAAGAAGAATGCAACATATATATGTTagggaaaagagaagagaatggcGGATTTTATTAATGATGTGTAATGTGTAATttgtttattataattgaaGGTTTTATACGATATATAGATGTCCGCtgaaaaaatgataatattatataatatatagtaaGAGAGAGTTTGAAGAGGtagctatatatataaaactgaGGAAGCTGCATTGTGCGGTGACCCCATTCATCGGAGATTATTGTTAGTTCTTCCTGAATCTgagagagaaggaaagaaagaaagaaagatgtcACAGTCACGGCCAAAAGAAACGGTGTACGTGGAGCAGTGTATGGGCGTTAATGGCCTCGAGAAGATCGTTCTCAGAGAAGTTCGTGGCTTCTCCGCGGAGGTCATCATTCAATTCATTTTCTCACATGCattgtgtgtgtttttcttaaTATAATACAATATGGATCTTGATGATGATGCAGGTATATTTGTACGGAGGTCAGGTTACATCTTGGAAGAATGAACTTGGGGAAGAATTGCTCTTTGTCAGTAGTAAGGTGCGTCATTTCTCCATATTATTGCTTGCATTTCCTTTTCTGTGATATTCAACAAAtcattattattagaaattcaGAATGCATGCTGGACATTTTCGTTGCTTGTATGCAATCTTTCATGCTAGATCTTGCTAGAAAGCTGTTGTGGTTCATAAGTTGTGTTAATAATTCAAGTTGATTCGAGTCTCTACTTAAATGCTATCTTTCATTGAGTTCAAATTGTCACTTAAACCCTGCATTATCTTTCTTCTTAACATGAATCGTTGCAGGCTACTTTTACGCCTCCAAAATCTATCCGTGGAGGTATTCCGTTATGCTTTCCTCAAGTACGTGTATCTTCTTCAGCTTCAACATTTCAATTCCTCTTGCTTTTGTTTCGTCAAGTTTATCTTCTCCATATACAGGTTTCAAATCATGGCCCTCTTGAACTACATGGATTTGCAAGGAACAGGTTTTGGACCTTAGATCCTAATCCCCCTCCATTTCCAACAAACAGCACAACCAGAGCTTTTATTGATTtgattcttaagaactctgaagaggaTATAAGGACTTGGCCTCACAGGTATGTGGCTTAACTTTAATAATCACTCCATGTAACTTTCAAAAATGGCCCTTGATATTGTCATACCCTTGTAGTATTTCTTGAACTTCCTTTTTCTTCACTTTCATCTTTTGGTTCAGTAAATTGGATTAAGGGACTATCTTTATAATAATTGCTTGCAGATATGAGTTTCGCCTGAGGGTAGCTTTGGCACCTACGGGAGATTTGATGATGACATCCCGCATTCGAAACACAAATACGGATGGAAAATCCTTTACTTTCACATTTGCCTATCAGACATACCTCTATGTTACTGACATCAGGTTTTACCATGGCATTGGATACTTTTTTGGTTTAATCTAATATTTCCCTCCTAGTTTATGACATCTAGCTGTTGACCCTTCTCAATTCCATTTGTGTTTCTGCAATAGCTGCAGAGTATGCACTCATGTACAAAATCACATCACATATTCTAGTCATTTGAATTGTGCATAATATGGTTCATTGTTTATACACTTACTGCAGACATGATACTTGTGGGGTGTCTAAGATCaatattaacattttattttgaaGCTAAAATGTGCTTATATATGTTATCTTTTATGAAGCTTTTGGGACTAGTAGTCTTACTTGATGATTGACTACAAATATAAGATGCTTAACCTGTTCTTACTTTATGCTTATTTTtagttttgtaaatttttggCCTTGTCTGATGTGGGAACAGAATTACATTGTTCTTTGGTATTTGTGACTTGCACAATTTGCTAGCTAACTGTGGTCATGCTGATGTACAGTGAAGTGCGAATAGAAGGATTAGAAACACTGGATTACCTGGACAACTTGAAGGAAAAAGTGCGATTTACTGAACAAGGGGATGCCATAACATTCGAATCCGAGGTCAGTATCTGTGATCACCAGATTAGTTCTTGAGTTGTTAATATTTCATCAGTTCAAATATTTAACTGTTGCGTTTTGGTGTATATGATGCTAAAGGTACACAAAGTATACCTAAGTACCCCCACAAAAATTGCCATCATTGACCATGAAAGGAAAAGAACTTTTGTATTGCGGAAAGATGGGCTTCCTGATGCTGGTATGTCTAGCAGTGTTAATATCCTTCCTTATGGGAAGAATGATGAAATTTGACACAAGATGGTAAATGTTTGAAGTAGAAGAGCAATAAATATGGATAGGTTGCTTGCTTGTATACTATTCAATCATTCACTTGATGCATGCATGGTCCCCTAgtctaaaataacaaaatgttTCAGTAAATCTAATTTCATTGAAGTTGTAATTTGGGATAGATTTTCATGAAGTTACATGCTTGCTTGCTTTGTTTGTATTTTGTACTAAGATAGTGAAAACATATATAAGCAAAGTGGAGTTATTTGAAACTTTGAGATAAGAAGCTGATTCTGTCTTGTGTCtgcaatatggcattcaaaagTTGTTTATCCAGTGGCTGATAGCAATATCATGTCTGGTTGCAGTGGTATGGAATCCATGGGACAAAAAAGCAAAGACCATAGCAGATTTAGGGGAtgatgaatataaaaatatgctGTGTGTCCAGTCTGCTTGTGTAGAAAAAGCAATTACTCTCAAACCTGGTGAAGAGTGGAAAGGAAGGCAGGAATTATGTGCGGTGCCTTCCAGTTATTGCAGTGGCCAACTTGATCCAAAGAGAGTACTTTTGAGCTATTAGATCAATGGGATTGCCTTCGTCTTTGTACAGGTTtttcaccaatttttttatgGAATACAAAAGTTTT from Arachis duranensis cultivar V14167 chromosome 4, aradu.V14167.gnm2.J7QH, whole genome shotgun sequence encodes:
- the LOC107482505 gene encoding serine/threonine-protein kinase BLUS1 isoform X1 → MKDKDKDKEKEAEKKKYPIGAEHYDLYEEIGHGVSAAVHRALCIPLNEIVAIKILDFERDNCDLVRPLPLINFDPFQFNHHRLSYIYDMMCDYCARQNNVSREAQTMVLVDHPNVLKSHCSFVNEHSLWVVMPYMAGGSCLHILKAAHPDGFEEVVIATILREVLKGLEYLHHHGHIHRDVKSGNILIDSRGAIKLGDFGVSACLFDSGDRQRTRNTFVGTPCWMAPEVMEQLHGYNFKADIWSFGITALELAHGHAPFSKFPPMKVLLMTLQNAPPGLDYERDRKFSKSFKQMIASCLVKDPSKRPSASKLLKHSFFKQARSNDYIARTLLEGLPALGDRMEALKRKDEDMLAQKKMPDGEMEELSQNEYKRGISGWNFNLDDMKAQASLIHDFDDAISDINHVASSASLSSLDVQDKPSASHNPSRSVDLEDIDELQNQSASVPGIDYTVNDAKIKFEKSDDDSSITSSSHEQSISLASPSCLDDRVDHNVGEKSDVENGMAIHSFHRRGSSSSILPEVTLPPIRPESEKPPNLPQSTSSGNANSQTGEDVLTELPSKISKSSANAEETDEKAKIPVVQQRGRFKVTSENVDPEKVAPTPVLQKSHSMQIISQHSAPAPLPSPLPLLSASDATISSNLSGCSLFPVLHSVLQTNILQRESILNLMKQISANDTTADATCIPAQIAATEKSLLEAAHDREKELLHEITELQWRLICTQEELQKLKTDNAQV
- the LOC107482505 gene encoding serine/threonine-protein kinase BLUS1 isoform X2, with the protein product MKDKDKDKEKEAEKKKYPIGAEHYDLYEEIGHGVSAAVHRALCIPLNEIVAIKILDFERDNCDLNNVSREAQTMVLVDHPNVLKSHCSFVNEHSLWVVMPYMAGGSCLHILKAAHPDGFEEVVIATILREVLKGLEYLHHHGHIHRDVKSGNILIDSRGAIKLGDFGVSACLFDSGDRQRTRNTFVGTPCWMAPEVMEQLHGYNFKADIWSFGITALELAHGHAPFSKFPPMKVLLMTLQNAPPGLDYERDRKFSKSFKQMIASCLVKDPSKRPSASKLLKHSFFKQARSNDYIARTLLEGLPALGDRMEALKRKDEDMLAQKKMPDGEMEELSQNEYKRGISGWNFNLDDMKAQASLIHDFDDAISDINHVASSASLSSLDVQDKPSASHNPSRSVDLEDIDELQNQSASVPGIDYTVNDAKIKFEKSDDDSSITSSSHEQSISLASPSCLDDRVDHNVGEKSDVENGMAIHSFHRRGSSSSILPEVTLPPIRPESDSEKPPNLPQSTSSGNANSQTGEDVLTELPSKISKSSANAEETDEKAKIPVVQQRGRFKVTSENVDPEKVAPTPVLQKSHSMQIISQHSAPAPLPSPLPLLSASDATISSNLSGCSLFPVLHSVLQTNILQRESILNLMKQISANDTTADATCIPAQIAATEKSLLEAAHDREKELLHEITELQWRLICTQEELQKLKTDNAQV
- the LOC107482506 gene encoding putative glucose-6-phosphate 1-epimerase encodes the protein MSQSRPKETVYVEQCMGVNGLEKIVLREVRGFSAEVYLYGGQVTSWKNELGEELLFVSSKATFTPPKSIRGGIPLCFPQVSNHGPLELHGFARNRFWTLDPNPPPFPTNSTTRAFIDLILKNSEEDIRTWPHRYEFRLRVALAPTGDLMMTSRIRNTNTDGKSFTFTFAYQTYLYVTDISEVRIEGLETLDYLDNLKEKVRFTEQGDAITFESEVHKVYLSTPTKIAIIDHERKRTFVLRKDGLPDAVVWNPWDKKAKTIADLGDDEYKNMLCVQSACVEKAITLKPGEEWKGRQELCAVPSSYCSGQLDPKRVLLSY